The Megalops cyprinoides isolate fMegCyp1 chromosome 12, fMegCyp1.pri, whole genome shotgun sequence genome contains a region encoding:
- the socs4 gene encoding suppressor of cytokine signaling 4: MSSRKADMSEKKSRNSDTRPKCIRSWSADSYVWSSKKRSRSAQNDMGVRGTEAEEDQVGRSASCPRRRRERKCSCTTLGEGDPEIPCRKALSRRSLRQKFQDAVGQCFPIRTHHHHHHHHHQSGASRPFSVLLWSKRKIHVSELMQDKCPFSPKSELAHCWHLIKKHVSQPGGSIGVGADHKERAFPSSSSSSPPPLISWEEISSGGTQSLDDWDPSRPGNRAQGCSHTDYILVPDLLQINNSPCYWGVLDRFEAEELLEGQPEGTFLLRDSAQDEFLFSVSFRRYSRSLHARIEQNGKRFSFDGRDPCVYRDPSVTGLLKHYSDPATCLFFEPLLSRPLPRNFPFSLQHLCRAVICSCTTYQGIEALPLPHSLRDYLRQYHYRCNGACAV; the protein is encoded by the coding sequence ATCTCGGAACTCGGACACCCGGCCAAAATGCATCCGCAGCTGGAGTGCAGACAGCTACGTATGGAGCAGCAAGAAGCGGTCCAGGAGCGCCCAAAATGACATGGGTGTGAGGGGCACGGAGGCGGAGGAAGATCAGGTGGGGCGCTCAGCTTCCTGCCCTCGGAGGCGCAGGGAGAGGAAGTGCAGCTGCACAACGCTGGGCGAGGGGGACCCGGAGATCCCCTGCCGAAAAGCCCTGTCCCGCCGATCCCTCCGGCAAAAGTTTCAGGACGCGGTTGGCCAGTGTTTTCCGATTCgcacccaccaccaccaccatcaccatcaccaccaatCCGGGGCCTCCCGTCCCTTCTCTGTACTGCTCTGGTCAAAGCGCAAGATCCACGTGTCGGAGCTGATGCAGGATAAGTGTCCTTTCTCCCCCAAATCTGAACTCGCGCACTGCTGGCACCTTATCAAAAAGCACGTCTCGCAGCCGGGTGGGTCCATAGGTGTAGGCGCTGACCACAAAGAGAGGgcttttccctcctcctcttcctcttcccctccgcCCTTGATTTCCTGGGAGGAGATCAGCTCGGGCGGGACTCAGAGCCTGGACGACTGGGATCCCTCCCGCCCGGGCAACAGAGCGCAGGGCTGCTCCCACACCGACTACATCCTGGTACCCGACCTGCTCCAGATCAACAACAGCCCCTGCTACTGGGGCGTCCTGGACCGCTTCGAGGctgaggagctgctggagggcCAGCCGGAGGGCACCTTCCTGCTCCGGGACTCCGCCCAGGACGAGTTCCTCTTCTCTGTCAGCTTCCGCCGCTACAGCCGTTCCCTGCATGCCCGCATCGAGCAGAACGGCAAGCGCTTCAGCTTCGACGGCCGCGACCCCTGCGTGTACCGGGACCCCAGCGTCACCGGCCTGCTCAAGCACTACAGTGACCCCGCCACGTGCCTCTTCTTCGAGCCTCTTCTGTCCCGCCCGCTGCCCAGAAACTTCCCCTTTTCCCTGCAGCACCTCTGCAGGGCGGTCATCTGTAGCTGCACCACCTATCAGGGGATCGAGGCCCTGCCCTTGCCGCACTCACTCAGAGACTATCTTAGGCAATACCACTACAGGTGTAATGGGGCCTGTGCTGTGTAA